A region from the Azospirillum thermophilum genome encodes:
- a CDS encoding DUF6489 family protein, translating into MKITIDIDCTPDEARHFLGLPDVKPMQDAMMKEIQERMRANLQAMDPETMLKTWLPAGIQGMEQMQKMFWNQMAAAMGQEGRK; encoded by the coding sequence ATGAAGATCACCATCGATATCGACTGCACGCCGGACGAGGCCCGTCACTTCCTCGGCCTGCCGGACGTGAAGCCGATGCAGGACGCCATGATGAAGGAGATCCAGGAGCGGATGCGCGCCAACCTTCAGGCGATGGACCCGGAAACCATGCTGAAGACCTGGCTGCCGGCGGGCATCCAGGGCATGGAGCAGATGCAGAAGATGTTCTGGAACCAGATGGCCGCGGCCATGGGACAGGAAGGACGAAAGTGA
- a CDS encoding (2Fe-2S) ferredoxin domain-containing protein, whose protein sequence is MSDPKPYFEAHVFVCTNRRPDGNRRGSCAAKGSEKLRDYMKARARELGFDGRIRINSAGCLDRCELGPTMVIYPEGIWYSFHSNADIEDILQIHLVEGRRVERLMLTPDQQTLRPEQQG, encoded by the coding sequence GTGAGCGATCCGAAGCCGTATTTCGAAGCGCATGTCTTTGTCTGCACGAACCGCCGGCCCGATGGGAACCGGCGCGGCTCCTGCGCCGCCAAGGGGTCGGAGAAGCTGCGCGACTATATGAAGGCCCGTGCGCGGGAGCTGGGGTTCGATGGCCGCATCCGGATCAATTCCGCCGGCTGCCTCGACCGCTGCGAACTGGGGCCGACCATGGTGATCTACCCGGAAGGCATCTGGTACAGCTTCCACAGCAACGCCGACATCGAGGACATCCTGCAGATTCACCTCGTCGAGGGCAGGCGGGTCGAGCGGCTGATGCTGACCCCCGACCAGCAGACCCTGCGGCCGGAGCAGCAGGGCTGA
- the mnmE gene encoding tRNA uridine-5-carboxymethylaminomethyl(34) synthesis GTPase MnmE — translation MTATIFALATAPGRSGVAVVRISGPGAAGALAALTPGKPLPRPREATLAALRHPVGGELLDRAMVLRFAAPRSFTGEDVVELHLHGGRAVVAGVVEVLASLPGLRIAEPGEFTRRAFENGKLDLTEAEAVADLVDAETAAQKRQALRQMEGMLGRLYDGWRERLTRALAHIEAAIDFPEEDLPGGVADAVRPVLETLAAGIRTHLDDGGRGERLREGLHIAIVGAPNAGKSSLLNALARREAAIVSSRAGTTRDVIEVHLDLGGYPVVLADTAGLREAAADEVEEEGIRRARDRAARADVKVAVFDATALPALDPATLALVDADTVVVLNKTDLAEPPAVTVAGHPAVALSARTGAGLATLEAVLTTFTADRLAGSGAPALTRARHRAALEECCEALLRALAAPLPELAAEDVRLASRALGRITGRVDVEDLLDVIFRDFCIGK, via the coding sequence ATGACCGCAACGATCTTCGCCCTCGCCACCGCCCCCGGACGTTCCGGTGTGGCGGTGGTTCGCATTTCGGGTCCCGGCGCCGCCGGGGCCCTGGCCGCCCTGACGCCCGGCAAGCCGCTGCCCCGCCCGCGCGAGGCGACGCTTGCCGCCCTGCGCCACCCCGTCGGCGGCGAGCTGCTGGACCGCGCGATGGTGCTGCGCTTCGCCGCGCCGCGCAGCTTCACCGGCGAGGATGTGGTGGAGCTTCATCTGCATGGCGGCCGCGCGGTGGTTGCCGGCGTGGTGGAGGTGCTGGCGTCCCTGCCCGGCCTGCGCATCGCCGAGCCGGGCGAGTTCACCCGCCGCGCCTTCGAGAACGGCAAGCTGGACCTGACGGAGGCCGAGGCGGTCGCCGATCTGGTGGATGCCGAGACGGCGGCGCAGAAGCGCCAGGCGCTGCGCCAGATGGAGGGCATGCTCGGCCGGCTCTATGACGGCTGGCGGGAGCGGCTGACCCGCGCGCTGGCCCACATCGAGGCGGCCATCGACTTTCCCGAGGAGGACTTGCCGGGCGGCGTCGCCGATGCGGTGCGTCCGGTGCTGGAGACGCTGGCGGCCGGGATCCGGACGCATCTCGACGATGGCGGACGGGGCGAGCGGCTGCGTGAGGGGCTGCATATCGCCATCGTCGGCGCCCCCAACGCCGGCAAGTCGAGCCTGCTGAACGCCCTCGCCCGGCGGGAGGCGGCCATCGTCTCCAGCCGTGCCGGCACCACCCGCGACGTGATCGAGGTGCATCTCGACCTCGGCGGCTATCCCGTGGTGCTGGCGGATACCGCCGGACTGCGCGAGGCGGCGGCCGACGAGGTGGAGGAGGAAGGCATCCGCCGGGCGCGCGACCGGGCGGCCCGCGCCGATGTGAAGGTGGCGGTGTTCGACGCCACCGCCCTGCCCGCCCTCGACCCCGCCACCCTGGCGCTGGTCGACGCGGACACCGTGGTCGTACTGAACAAGACCGATCTGGCGGAGCCGCCGGCGGTCACCGTCGCCGGACATCCTGCCGTCGCCCTGTCCGCCCGCACCGGGGCCGGGCTGGCGACGCTGGAAGCGGTGCTGACCACCTTCACCGCCGACCGGCTCGCCGGCAGCGGTGCGCCCGCGCTGACCCGCGCCCGCCATCGCGCCGCGCTGGAGGAGTGCTGCGAGGCCCTGCTGCGGGCCCTCGCTGCGCCGTTGCCGGAGCTGGCGGCGGAGGATGTCCGGCTGGCCAGCCGGGCGCTCGGCCGCATCACCGGGCGCGTCGATGTCGAGGACCTGCTGGACGTGATCTTCCGCGACTTCTGCATCGGCAAGTAG
- the rsmG gene encoding 16S rRNA (guanine(527)-N(7))-methyltransferase RsmG, protein MTGFDATRFQDATGVSRETVERLAAYEAVLRKWQPKINLVGPSTLPDVWKRHFLDSAQLFPLLPPQTRVLVDLGSGAGFPGLVLALLGVPEVHLIESDARKAAFLREAARLTGTLVTVHNKRIETVPPIEADVVTARALAPLADLIGWAYPFLGNRGTGLFLKGQNVEEELTDTTKSWKMRAERFDSRSDPTGTILRVSGIDRA, encoded by the coding sequence ATGACCGGGTTCGACGCGACGCGCTTCCAGGACGCCACCGGTGTTTCACGTGAAACAGTGGAGCGGCTGGCTGCCTATGAGGCGGTGCTGCGCAAGTGGCAGCCGAAGATCAACCTCGTCGGCCCCTCCACCCTCCCCGACGTCTGGAAGCGCCACTTCCTCGACTCCGCCCAGCTCTTCCCGCTGCTGCCGCCGCAGACGCGCGTCCTGGTCGATCTCGGCAGCGGTGCCGGCTTCCCCGGCCTCGTGCTCGCCCTGCTCGGTGTGCCCGAGGTCCACCTGATCGAGAGCGACGCCCGCAAGGCGGCGTTCCTGCGCGAGGCCGCCCGGCTGACCGGTACGCTGGTGACGGTGCACAACAAGCGGATCGAGACGGTGCCGCCGATCGAGGCGGACGTGGTCACCGCCCGCGCCCTGGCGCCGTTGGCGGACCTGATCGGCTGGGCCTATCCCTTCCTGGGAAACCGCGGAACAGGCCTCTTCCTCAAAGGCCAAAATGTGGAGGAGGAATTGACCGATACCACCAAATCTTGGAAGATGCGGGCCGAACGTTTTGACAGCCGCAGCGACCCGACCGGAACCATCCTGCGTGTGAGTGGGATCGATCGTGCCTAA
- a CDS encoding ParB/RepB/Spo0J family partition protein, with protein MIEDAKKSETGGARRSSLGRGLSALFGEATEDYTALDKVRQSKQVPIEFVHPGRYQPRRKFDEEAIQGLVESIRDKGILQPLLVRRDGDDANSYELIAGERRWRAAQIAGLHEVPVVIRDLSDREALEIALIENIQRQDLTPLEEAEGYRRLMEEFDHTQEDLAKAVGKSRSHVANMMRLLALPDPVKSMVQDGALTAGHARALLTASDPASVAREVVKRGLNVRQTEELMRGDSGKAKKASAGPAADSALRDVDLVNLEEEISARIGLKVAINPQGKRGTITIHYQTLDQLDDVLRRLGGEG; from the coding sequence ATGATCGAGGACGCGAAGAAATCCGAGACCGGCGGCGCCCGCCGCTCCAGCCTGGGCCGTGGCCTGTCCGCCCTGTTCGGCGAGGCGACGGAGGACTACACCGCGCTCGACAAGGTCCGCCAGTCGAAGCAGGTGCCGATCGAGTTCGTGCACCCCGGACGCTACCAGCCGCGGCGCAAGTTCGACGAGGAGGCGATCCAGGGCCTCGTCGAGTCGATCCGCGACAAGGGCATCCTGCAGCCGCTGCTGGTCCGCCGCGACGGCGACGATGCCAACAGCTACGAGCTGATCGCCGGCGAGCGCCGCTGGCGCGCCGCGCAGATCGCCGGGCTGCACGAGGTGCCGGTGGTCATCCGCGACCTCAGCGACCGCGAGGCGCTCGAGATCGCGCTGATCGAGAACATCCAGCGCCAGGACCTCACCCCTCTCGAAGAGGCGGAAGGCTACCGCCGCCTGATGGAGGAGTTCGACCACACGCAGGAGGATCTGGCGAAGGCCGTCGGCAAGAGCCGCAGCCACGTCGCCAACATGATGCGCCTGCTCGCCCTGCCCGACCCGGTGAAGAGCATGGTGCAGGACGGCGCGCTGACGGCGGGCCATGCCCGCGCCCTGCTGACCGCGTCCGACCCGGCATCGGTCGCCCGCGAGGTGGTCAAGCGCGGCCTGAACGTCCGCCAGACCGAGGAGCTGATGCGCGGCGATTCCGGCAAGGCGAAGAAGGCCTCCGCCGGACCCGCCGCCGATTCGGCGCTGCGCGACGTCGATCTGGTGAACCTGGAGGAGGAGATCTCGGCCCGCATCGGGCTGAAGGTCGCGATCAACCCCCAGGGCAAGCGCGGGACCATCACCATCCACTACCAGACGCTGGACCAGCTCGACGACGTGCTGCGGCGGCTGGGCGGCGAAGGCTGA
- a CDS encoding esterase-like activity of phytase family protein: MKSFRALCLAGLATAALACGTANAQQAFPASLDGHAYLDAKSFVAAPADAPEMLKTSGKFTADTRKRVDQIGGIEGVTSLSAPGVPRRTGISLPFEGQPVQGFSGIKSLGNGEFLVLTDNGFGSKANSPDAMLMLHRLKIDWAKGSVERLETIFLRDPDRKVPFLITTEATRERYLTGADFDIESVQPVGDRLYFGDEFGPYVIVTDKTGKVLSVHETVIGGKPVRSPDHYAVGTPGAPGPVMFEARRSKGFEGMAASPDGKTLYPLLEGALWNPEANAPETHEGREFLRIAEFDVASNSFTGKSWKYKLEVNGHAIGDFNMIDATTGLIIERDNLEGEPSKACQGEPKPDCFNVTAKFKRVYKIDFSQADADGFVKKVGYIDLMDMRDPKKLARLGDRNGTLTFPFFTIENVDVVDAEHIIVGNDNNLPFSSGRAIGQNDHNEFVLLRVPELLAAK; this comes from the coding sequence ATGAAGAGCTTCCGGGCACTCTGCCTCGCCGGGCTGGCGACCGCCGCCCTGGCCTGCGGCACCGCCAACGCGCAGCAGGCCTTTCCCGCCAGTCTCGACGGCCACGCCTATCTCGACGCCAAGAGCTTCGTCGCCGCCCCGGCCGATGCACCGGAGATGCTGAAGACCTCGGGCAAGTTCACCGCCGACACCCGCAAGCGCGTCGACCAGATCGGCGGCATCGAGGGGGTGACCTCGCTGTCGGCGCCGGGCGTGCCGCGCAGGACCGGGATCAGCCTGCCCTTCGAGGGGCAGCCGGTGCAGGGCTTCTCCGGCATCAAGTCTCTGGGCAACGGCGAGTTCCTCGTGCTGACCGACAACGGCTTCGGCAGCAAGGCCAACTCGCCGGACGCCATGCTGATGCTGCACCGCCTGAAGATCGACTGGGCCAAGGGCAGCGTCGAACGGCTGGAGACCATCTTCCTGCGCGATCCCGACCGCAAGGTGCCCTTCCTGATCACCACCGAGGCGACCAGGGAACGCTACCTGACCGGCGCCGACTTCGACATCGAGAGCGTGCAGCCGGTCGGCGACAGGCTCTATTTCGGCGACGAGTTCGGTCCTTACGTCATCGTCACCGACAAGACCGGCAAGGTGCTGTCGGTGCATGAGACGGTGATCGGCGGCAAGCCGGTGCGCTCGCCCGACCACTACGCCGTCGGCACCCCCGGCGCTCCCGGTCCGGTGATGTTCGAGGCGCGCCGCTCCAAGGGGTTCGAGGGCATGGCAGCCTCGCCGGACGGCAAGACGCTCTATCCCCTGCTGGAAGGCGCCCTGTGGAACCCCGAGGCCAACGCACCGGAGACCCATGAGGGCCGCGAGTTCCTGCGCATCGCCGAGTTCGACGTGGCGAGCAACAGCTTCACCGGCAAGAGCTGGAAGTACAAGCTGGAGGTCAACGGCCACGCCATCGGCGACTTCAACATGATCGACGCCACCACCGGCCTGATCATCGAGCGCGACAACCTGGAAGGAGAGCCGTCGAAGGCCTGCCAGGGCGAACCGAAGCCCGACTGCTTCAACGTGACGGCGAAGTTCAAGCGGGTCTACAAGATCGACTTCTCGCAGGCCGACGCGGACGGCTTCGTCAAGAAGGTCGGCTATATCGACCTGATGGACATGCGGGATCCGAAGAAGCTCGCCCGCCTCGGCGACCGGAACGGCACGCTGACCTTCCCCTTCTTCACCATCGAGAATGTCGACGTGGTGGACGCCGAGCACATCATCGTCGGCAACGACAACAACCTGCCCTTCTCCAGCGGCCGGGCCATCGGGCAGAACGACCACAACGAGTTCGTGCTGCTGCGCGTGCCGGAGCTGCTGGCGGCCAAGTAA
- the holA gene encoding DNA polymerase III subunit delta, whose amino-acid sequence MKLQAKAIDGFLRRPDPKVRAVLLYGPDAGLVRDRALTLGRTVVPDLSDPFRVAEFLGRAIADDPARLTDEAAAISFTGGRRLIRVRDAEDNCAAAFTAFLDSPPPGDSLVVVEAGDLGTRSKLRLLFEGAETGAAIPCYVEEEASLGRVIADILQEHGLTADQEALSFLAGNLVGDRMVARGEMEKLALYMGDAKRVRLEDAEACIGDSAALSMDEPIWAAADGDFATLDRSLGRLFAEGTSPVPILRGAQRHFQRLQLIAAQVAAGKPAEAAVDAIRPPVFFKLKTRLVGQARRWSLPLIRQALERLVEAEADCKRTNMPDQTICARVLFQLSSLARR is encoded by the coding sequence GTGAAGCTTCAAGCCAAGGCGATCGACGGTTTCCTGCGGCGCCCGGATCCAAAGGTCCGGGCGGTGCTGCTCTATGGTCCCGACGCCGGCCTGGTGCGCGACCGCGCCCTGACGCTCGGCCGTACCGTCGTCCCCGACCTGTCCGACCCCTTCCGTGTCGCCGAGTTCCTCGGTCGCGCCATCGCCGACGATCCCGCCCGGCTGACCGACGAGGCCGCCGCGATCTCCTTCACCGGCGGGCGCCGGCTGATCCGCGTGCGCGATGCCGAGGACAACTGCGCTGCCGCCTTCACCGCCTTCCTGGACTCGCCGCCGCCCGGCGACAGCCTCGTCGTGGTGGAGGCCGGCGACCTCGGCACCCGGTCGAAGCTGCGGCTGCTGTTCGAAGGGGCGGAGACCGGGGCCGCCATCCCCTGCTATGTCGAGGAGGAGGCGTCGCTCGGCCGCGTCATCGCCGACATCCTGCAGGAGCACGGGCTGACCGCCGATCAGGAGGCGCTGTCCTTCCTCGCCGGCAATCTCGTCGGCGACCGCATGGTGGCGCGCGGCGAGATGGAGAAGCTGGCTCTCTATATGGGCGACGCCAAACGTGTCCGGCTTGAGGATGCCGAGGCCTGCATCGGCGACAGCGCCGCCCTGTCGATGGACGAGCCGATCTGGGCCGCCGCCGACGGTGATTTCGCGACGCTCGACCGCTCGCTCGGCCGGCTCTTCGCCGAGGGAACCTCGCCGGTGCCGATCCTGCGCGGGGCGCAGCGCCATTTCCAGCGCCTGCAGCTGATCGCCGCCCAGGTGGCGGCCGGCAAGCCGGCGGAGGCCGCGGTGGACGCCATCCGCCCGCCGGTGTTCTTCAAGCTGAAGACCCGGCTGGTCGGCCAGGCACGCCGCTGGTCGCTGCCGCTGATCCGTCAGGCGCTGGAGCGCCTGGTCGAGGCCGAGGCCGACTGCAAGCGCACCAACATGCCCGACCAGACCATCTGCGCCCGCGTCCTGTTCCAGCTCTCCTCGCTGGCGCGGCGGTAG
- the lptE gene encoding LPS assembly lipoprotein LptE, producing MSSSDRNSIRRRPGQGLRALVLVAASLAASACGFQPLYGGAGVGAGAAEKLNTVEIAPIPDREGQKLRNLLIDRFYESSRPGNPRYRLDTSLTAYEQKLALQKDASAIRAQLMVTAPYRLVDTATGQVVFQSSARSMISYNILEQHYAGLLTVENAYDRALSEISNDITTRVAMFLGRGS from the coding sequence ATGTCGTCGTCTGACCGGAACAGCATCCGCCGCCGCCCGGGGCAGGGGCTTCGCGCCCTGGTCCTGGTGGCGGCTTCCCTGGCGGCCTCCGCCTGCGGCTTCCAGCCCCTCTACGGCGGTGCCGGAGTCGGGGCCGGCGCGGCGGAGAAGCTGAACACGGTCGAGATCGCGCCCATCCCGGACCGCGAAGGCCAGAAGCTGCGCAACCTGCTGATCGACCGCTTCTACGAATCGAGCCGGCCGGGCAACCCGCGCTACCGGCTCGACACCTCGCTGACGGCCTACGAACAGAAGCTGGCGCTGCAGAAGGATGCCTCGGCCATCCGCGCCCAGCTTATGGTCACCGCCCCCTACCGTCTGGTCGACACCGCGACGGGGCAGGTGGTGTTCCAGTCCAGCGCCCGGTCGATGATCAGCTACAACATCCTGGAACAGCATTACGCCGGCCTGCTGACGGTCGAGAATGCCTATGACCGGGCGTTGTCCGAGATCTCCAACGACATCACCACCCGCGTCGCGATGTTCCTTGGCCGCGGCTCCTGA
- the leuS gene encoding leucine--tRNA ligase, translating into MSRYNVKETEAKWQGVWERKGCFTAHEDTSRPKYYVLEMFPYPSGRIHMGHVRNYTIGDVIARFKRAKGFNVLHPMGWDAFGLPAENAALEKKVHPAAWTRENIATMRAQLKTMGLSIDWDREVATCDVEYYRHEQKMFLDFLKAGLAYRKESWVNWDPVDNTVLANEQVIDGRGWRTGALVEKRKLSQWFLKITHFADDLLKGLESLDRWPERVRLMQENWIGKSTGVRFRFEVAGRADGLEVFTTRPDTLFGASFAAISPNHPLAAELAAGNPELAEFIAECNRSGTSEEAIETAEKRGYDTGLKVVHPFDPDWTLPVYVANFVLMEYGTGAIFGCPAHDQRDLDFARKYGLPVRPVVIPEDADPATFAVGDEAYTGPGVLRNSRFLDGLDVESAKQEVGRRMEAAGQGERTTQYRLRDWGVSRQRYWGCPIPVIHCPDCGIVPVPESDLPVVLPDDVTFDKPGNPLDHHPTWKHTTCPTCGKAAVRETDTFDTFIESSWYFARFCSPKVETAAFTRGAVDYWLGVDQYIGGIEHAVLHLLYARFWTRALKTCGYLNLEEPFTGLFTQGMVNHETYKDAATGAWLAPTDLKKAESGDLVRADTGAPVVVGRVEKMSKSKKNVVDPAHIIGTYGADAARLFMLSDSPPERDLEWTEAGIDGAWRYINRLWRMITEAPALPPAGTPLPAGLSPRAEQARRLIHKTIAGMSEDLDKFRFNKAVARVRELTNALGELDGSGEGEAWVLREGFEATVRLVGPMMPHLAEELWVQLGHDTLLADEPWPEADPALVVEDSVTMAIQVNGKLRATLELPRDMAKDAAEQAALGDPNVQRALDGKPVRKVIVVPNRVINVVV; encoded by the coding sequence ATGTCGCGTTACAATGTCAAGGAAACCGAGGCGAAGTGGCAGGGCGTGTGGGAGCGGAAGGGCTGCTTCACCGCGCACGAGGACACGAGCCGGCCGAAATACTATGTGCTGGAGATGTTCCCCTATCCGTCGGGGCGCATCCACATGGGGCACGTCCGCAACTACACCATCGGCGACGTGATCGCGCGCTTCAAGCGCGCCAAGGGCTTCAACGTCCTGCACCCGATGGGCTGGGACGCCTTCGGCCTGCCGGCGGAGAATGCCGCGCTGGAGAAGAAGGTCCATCCCGCGGCCTGGACGCGCGAGAACATCGCGACCATGCGCGCCCAGCTCAAGACGATGGGCCTGTCCATCGACTGGGACCGCGAGGTCGCCACCTGCGACGTGGAGTATTACCGCCACGAGCAGAAGATGTTCCTGGACTTCCTGAAGGCCGGGCTGGCCTACCGCAAGGAGTCCTGGGTCAACTGGGACCCGGTGGACAACACCGTGCTGGCCAACGAGCAGGTGATCGACGGCCGCGGCTGGCGCACCGGCGCCCTGGTCGAGAAGCGCAAGCTGTCCCAGTGGTTCCTGAAGATCACCCACTTCGCCGACGACCTGCTGAAGGGGCTCGAGTCGCTGGACCGCTGGCCCGAACGCGTGCGCCTGATGCAGGAGAACTGGATCGGCAAGTCCACCGGCGTGCGCTTCCGCTTCGAGGTCGCCGGCCGGGCGGACGGGCTGGAGGTCTTCACCACCCGGCCTGACACGCTGTTCGGCGCGTCCTTCGCCGCCATCTCCCCCAACCATCCGCTGGCCGCCGAGCTGGCCGCCGGCAACCCCGAGCTGGCCGAGTTCATCGCGGAGTGCAACCGCTCCGGCACCAGCGAGGAGGCGATCGAGACGGCGGAGAAGCGCGGCTACGACACCGGGCTCAAGGTCGTCCACCCCTTCGATCCCGACTGGACCCTGCCGGTCTATGTCGCGAACTTCGTGCTGATGGAATACGGCACCGGCGCCATCTTCGGCTGCCCGGCGCACGACCAGCGCGACCTCGACTTCGCCCGCAAGTACGGCCTGCCGGTGCGGCCCGTCGTCATCCCCGAGGACGCCGATCCGGCCACCTTCGCGGTGGGGGACGAGGCCTATACCGGCCCCGGCGTCCTGCGCAACTCCCGCTTCCTGGACGGGCTCGACGTCGAGTCGGCCAAGCAGGAGGTCGGCCGGCGCATGGAGGCGGCGGGGCAGGGCGAGCGCACCACCCAGTACCGCCTGCGCGACTGGGGCGTGTCCCGGCAGCGCTACTGGGGCTGCCCGATTCCGGTCATCCACTGCCCGGATTGCGGCATCGTGCCGGTGCCCGAGTCGGATCTGCCGGTCGTCCTGCCCGACGACGTCACCTTCGACAAGCCCGGCAACCCGCTGGACCACCACCCGACCTGGAAGCACACGACCTGCCCGACCTGCGGCAAGGCGGCGGTGCGCGAGACCGACACCTTCGACACCTTCATCGAGTCGAGCTGGTATTTCGCCCGCTTCTGCTCGCCGAAGGTGGAGACGGCGGCCTTCACCCGCGGCGCGGTCGATTACTGGCTGGGCGTCGACCAGTACATCGGCGGCATCGAGCATGCCGTCCTGCACCTGCTCTACGCGCGCTTCTGGACGCGGGCGCTGAAGACCTGCGGCTACCTGAACCTGGAGGAGCCCTTCACCGGCCTCTTCACCCAGGGCATGGTCAACCACGAGACCTACAAGGACGCCGCGACCGGCGCCTGGCTGGCGCCGACCGACCTGAAGAAGGCCGAATCGGGCGATCTGGTGCGCGCCGACACCGGCGCCCCGGTGGTGGTCGGCCGCGTCGAGAAGATGTCCAAGTCCAAGAAGAACGTGGTGGACCCGGCACACATCATCGGCACCTACGGGGCCGACGCCGCCCGCCTGTTCATGCTGTCCGACAGCCCGCCGGAACGCGACCTGGAATGGACGGAAGCCGGCATCGACGGCGCCTGGCGCTACATCAACCGCCTGTGGCGGATGATCACCGAGGCGCCGGCCCTGCCGCCGGCCGGCACGCCGCTCCCCGCCGGCCTGAGCCCGCGGGCGGAGCAGGCCCGCCGCCTGATCCACAAGACGATCGCCGGCATGTCGGAGGATCTCGACAAGTTCCGCTTCAACAAGGCGGTCGCCCGCGTGCGCGAGCTGACCAACGCGCTCGGCGAGCTCGACGGCTCGGGCGAGGGCGAGGCCTGGGTGCTGCGCGAAGGGTTCGAGGCCACCGTCCGGCTGGTCGGCCCGATGATGCCGCATCTGGCGGAGGAGCTGTGGGTCCAGCTCGGCCACGACACGCTGCTGGCCGACGAGCCCTGGCCCGAGGCCGACCCCGCCCTGGTGGTGGAGGACAGCGTCACCATGGCCATCCAGGTCAACGGCAAGCTGCGCGCGACGCTGGAACTGCCGCGCGACATGGCGAAGGACGCCGCGGAGCAGGCCGCTCTCGGCGATCCCAACGTGCAGCGCGCGCTGGACGGCAAGCCGGTGCGCAAGGTCATCGTCGTCCCGAACCGGGTGATCAATGTCGTCGTCTGA
- a CDS encoding DUF3576 domain-containing protein — translation MRRSFPVRLVPAMLAASLAVAGCSSWGGQTETVEEQIKKEYKFGSLLGTEGGINLFGKNKRGGDQDAAANGIGVNSFLWRASLDTLSFMPIASADPFGGVILTDWYSPPDTPNERFKVNLYILDRQLRADGVRVAVFKQQKVGNDWRDTSVGADTASTLEDAVLTRARQLRVAQNAAAR, via the coding sequence ATGCGCCGCTCTTTCCCCGTCCGCCTCGTTCCTGCAATGCTGGCCGCTTCGCTCGCCGTGGCCGGCTGCTCCAGCTGGGGCGGCCAAACCGAAACGGTCGAGGAGCAGATCAAGAAAGAGTACAAGTTCGGCAGCCTGCTCGGCACCGAGGGCGGCATCAACCTGTTCGGCAAGAACAAGCGCGGCGGCGACCAGGATGCCGCGGCCAACGGCATCGGCGTCAACAGCTTCCTGTGGCGCGCCTCGCTCGATACCCTGTCCTTCATGCCGATCGCCTCGGCCGATCCCTTCGGCGGCGTGATCCTGACCGACTGGTACTCCCCGCCCGACACCCCGAACGAGCGCTTCAAGGTCAACCTCTACATCCTCGACCGCCAGCTCCGCGCCGACGGCGTGCGGGTCGCCGTGTTCAAGCAGCAGAAGGTCGGCAACGACTGGCGCGACACCTCCGTCGGCGCCGACACCGCCAGCACTCTCGAGGACGCGGTGCTGACCCGCGCCCGCCAGCTTCGCGTCGCGCAGAACGCCGCCGCGCGCTGA